A stretch of Desulfotalea psychrophila LSv54 DNA encodes these proteins:
- a CDS encoding sirohydrochlorin cobaltochelatase: MKKTVILTAFGSTGPAVSTYRHIEQCLQPRLPDCTFYWSYSSRVVAKQLQGEGRSGVKTVSRILAELEAAGHKEAVVQSLHLFPGHEFHKIGREAGRADMACRLGLPLLSSFKDYQIMAYLLKDLILSHSESAILIVGHGTDHPSWTSYPALEAMLRREYGANIFVGVVEKSPDSSHIPAEIVAGGYSHVFMIPFFLMAGLHYRRDMIGEEASWQRRLVDVGLAVDSYAHGLGLLPGISMLIQSHIEAAQAT, encoded by the coding sequence ATGAAAAAAACCGTGATCCTTACCGCCTTTGGCAGCACAGGCCCAGCCGTATCTACCTATCGACATATTGAGCAATGTCTGCAACCCAGGCTACCGGACTGTACCTTCTACTGGAGTTATTCAAGCAGGGTGGTGGCCAAACAGTTGCAGGGAGAGGGGAGGAGCGGGGTAAAGACCGTTTCCCGGATTCTTGCGGAGCTCGAAGCCGCGGGGCACAAGGAGGCAGTTGTTCAGTCCCTGCACCTCTTTCCGGGCCATGAGTTTCATAAGATTGGTCGAGAGGCCGGTCGGGCCGATATGGCCTGTCGACTTGGTCTCCCCCTCCTCTCCTCCTTTAAGGATTACCAGATAATGGCCTATCTCCTTAAGGATCTGATTCTGTCCCATTCAGAGAGTGCCATTTTGATTGTGGGGCATGGCACGGATCATCCGAGCTGGACCTCCTACCCTGCCCTAGAGGCCATGCTGCGGCGGGAGTATGGGGCTAATATCTTTGTCGGTGTGGTGGAAAAATCGCCCGACAGCTCACATATTCCGGCAGAGATTGTTGCCGGGGGCTATTCCCATGTCTTTATGATTCCGTTTTTTCTTATGGCCGGTTTGCACTATAGGCGTGATATGATTGGTGAGGAGGCTTCATGGCAGAGAAGACTTGTGGACGTGGGACTTGCCGTTGACAGCTATGCTCATGGCTTGGGCCTTCTACCCGGAATTTCCATGTTGATTCAATCTCATATAGAAGCTGCCCAGGCTACTTAG